The Coffea arabica cultivar ET-39 chromosome 9e, Coffea Arabica ET-39 HiFi, whole genome shotgun sequence genome has a window encoding:
- the LOC113710451 gene encoding CBS domain-containing protein CBSX6, with product MASVFLYHVVGDLTVGKPELVEFAETETVEAAIRAIGESTEGGIAVWKKRSQKNVIENAEMRQQRFVGILNSLDIVAFLAKDECLADQDKAMKTPVAEVVVPNNSLLKEVDPATRLIDALEMMKQGVKRLLVPKSRGWRVVSKRFSVIYNGKWLKNLDTSGASNANSAASLNRPSSSSTTTIRDKICCLSREDVLRFLIGCLGALAPLPLTPISSLGAINLNYCHIATTQPAIDATRMLPQDLSAVAVVEPASDGQHKIIGEISACKLWKCDYLAAAWALANLSAGQFVMGVEDNITSRSIANLSTSPVAEDSNLANGGSATRPRKFSSRNIGFFSSGTSPSFGASRSMYRGRSAPLTCKTTSSLAAVMAQMLSHRATHVWVTDAENEEILAGVVGYTDILAAVMRQPATTVPEARTA from the exons ATGGCATCAGTGTTTTTGTACCACGTGGTGGGGGATCTGACGGTGGGGAAGCCAGAGCTGGTGGAGTTTGCAGAGACAGAAACAGTAGAGGCCGCCATTCGTGCAATTGGCGAGTCTACAGAAGGTGGAATAGCTGTGTGGAAGAAGAGATCACAGAAGAATGTGATTGAGAATGCAGAAATGAGGCAGCAGAGGTTTGTGGGGATCCTGAATTCCCTTGACATTGTGGCTTTCTTGGCTAAAGATGAGTGCTTGGCTGATCAGGATAAGGCAATGAAGACCCCTGTTGCTGAGGTTGTTGTTCCCAACAATTCTTTATTGAAGGAGGTTGATCCTGCTACGAG ATTAATAGATGCACTTGAGATGATGAAGCAGGGCGTGAAGCGACTCCTTGTCCCTAAAAGCAGAGGGTGGAGAGTTGTAAGCAAGCGATTTTCTGTTATTTATAATGGAAAGTGGCTCAAGAACCTCGATACTTCAGGTGCTAGTAATGCCAACTCTGCTGCTAGTCTCAACCGTCCTTCGTCATCTTCAACTACCACAATTAGGGACAAGATTTGTTGTTTGTCAAGAGAGGATGTGCTTCGTTTCCTCATTGGATGCCTTGGTGCCTTGGCTCCTCTTCCCCTTACCCCCATTTCCTCCCTTGGTGCCATCAACCTAAACTACTGTCACATTGCAACAACCCAACCTGCCATCGATGCTACCCGGATGCTGCCTCAGGATCTGAGTGCAGTTGCTGTTGTTGAACCGGCATCTGATGGTCAACATAAGATTATTGGTGAGATTTCCGCATGTAAACTATGGAAATGTGATTACTTAGCCGCAGCATGGGCACTGGCTAATCTCTCTGCAGGCCAGTTTGTGATGGGCGTTGAAGACAATATTACCTCCAGGTCGATAGCAAATTTATCAACAAGTCCAGTTGCTGAAGATTCAAATTTAGCCAATGGTGGTAGCGCCACGAGGCCAAGAAAGTTTAGCAGCAGAAATATTGGATTTTTTAGCAGTGGAACGAGCCCAAGCTTTGGAGCTTCTAGGAGCATGTATCGAGGTAGAAGTGCACCCTTGACGTGTAAAACCACAAGTTCATTAGCTGCAGTAATGGCTCAGATGTTGTCTCACCGAGCAACGCATGTTTGGGTTACTGACGCTGAAAATGAGGAGATTTTAGCTGGGGTAGTGGGTTATACAGACATTTTGGCTGCAGTGATGAGACAACCTGCTACAACTGTTCCTGAAGCCAGGACTGCTTAA
- the LOC113709468 gene encoding uncharacterized protein, with protein sequence MEERWDFDITVCKKSFVFWPLSFLLLFFLLFLSSPLAIFAVSLNNDSANVGGEVEIGLDPQDGSALLLFKSQLLEQSQSLSGWDGAVGCNWHGVTCSNQTGRVVALNLTGLDLLGQVHPCLCNLTFLETLSLSHNSFNDSVPFCFGGLSRLKNLDLSYNRFSGVVSSALMELHNLVQLDLSHNMLMGTIPFWIGNFSVKLEKLRLSFNNFNGEMPKSLFNSVALRYLDLSHNYLVGSVGDFRQALGHINLEANLLSGTLPCFSASSASLSVLNLANNSIMGGLPTCISALRGLTELNLSFNVLTYGISPRFVFSEKLVVLDLSFNELSGRLPSKIVEASEKSRLLLLDLSHNHFSGNIPVTITELKSLQALYLSNNLLSGEIPSRIGNLTYLQVIDFSHNILSGSIPLNIVGCFQLLALVLNNNNLSGEIQPELDALDSLKILDISGNQISGEIPLTLAGCKSLEVVDFSYNNLSGYLNDAITKWSNLRFLSLARNKFSGALPSWLFTFAAIRTMDLSGNKFSGYIVDGNFNVSENFISVGAGRTTTTISSVTSPKLDIKYSIIVAGKTELSFNYNLSTAVGLDLSDNQLHGQIPASLFGLQGLEYLNLSHNFLDGQVSENVGMMLSLRVLDLSHNSLAGQIPDNISNLGNLTLLNLSYNFFSGIVPKEQTHWRFSGAFAGNPYLCVGFSDDGCTRGSLPEVPGKTFEREMDEGPISVWIFCVSALVSFYSGLVALFCSTRTRNYILQTKI encoded by the coding sequence ATGGAAGAAAGATGGGATTTTGATATCACGGTCTGCAAGAAAAGCTTTGTTTTTTGGCCTTTGTCATTCTTATTGCTcttcttcttgttatttttgtCAAGCCCTCTTGCTATTTTTGCTGTTTCTTTGAACAATGATTCTGCGAATGTGGGTGGTGAGGTGGAGATTGGTCTTGACCCTCAAGACGGTTCTGCACTTTTGTTGTTTAAGTCACAGCTCCTGGAACAATCCCAGAGTTTGTCAGGCTGGGATGGCGCTGTTGGGTGCAACTGGCATGGTGTCACCTGTTCAAACCAGACTGGCCGGGTTGTTGCACTTAACCTCACTGGACTGGACTTGTTAGGCCAGGTGCACCCCTGTTTGTGCAATCTTACATTTCTTGAAACCCTTAGTTTGTCGCATAACAGCTTCAATGATTCTGTCCCATTCTGCTTTGGGGGTCTTTCAAGGCTTAAAAATCTGGATCTTAGCTATAACAGGTTTAGTGGTGTTGTTTCCAGTGCACTCATGGAACTTCACAATTTAGTTCAGCTTGACCTCAGTCATAACATGTTAATGGGTACCATCCCCTTTTGGATTGGGAACTTCTCTGTCAAGCTCGAAAAACTTCGTCTGAGTTTCAATAATTTTAATGGTGAGATGCCAAAAAGCTTGTTTAACTCGGTGGCATTGAGGTATTTGGATTTGTCCCACAATTATTTGGTGGGAAGTGTTGGCGATTTTCGTCAAGCTCTTGGGCATATCAACCTTGAGGCTAATTTGCTCTCTGGCACCTTGCCATGTTTCTCTGCCTCGTCTGCATCACTCTCGGTGCTCAATTTAGCCAATAATTCGATTATGGGAGGGTTACCGACCTGCATTTCTGCTCTTAGAGGATTGACCGAGCTCAATTTGTCATTTAACGTGTTAACATATGGGATCTCTCCTAGATTTGTGTTTTCAGAAAAATTAGTTGTCCTGGACTTGAGTTTCAATGAATTATCTGGGAGACTTCCAAGCAAGATAGTTGAGGCTTCAGAGAAATCTAGGCTTTTACTTCTTGATCTGTCGCACAATCACTTTTCTGGGAATATTCCGGTAACGATTACAGAATTAAAAAGCTTGCAGGCATTGTATCTTTCCAATAATCTGCTTAGTGGAGAGATACCGTCAAGAATTGGGAATTTAACCTATCTCCAAGTGATTGATTTCTCACATAACATACTGTCAGGTTCAATACCTTTGAACATTGTCGGCTGTTTTCAACTACTGGCCCTGGTACTGAACAACAACAATCTTTCTGGTGAAATCCAACCTGAGCTCGATGCATTAGATAGTTTGAAGATACTTGATATTAGCGGCAATCAGATTTCTGGGGAGATACCGCTCACCTTGGCAGGATGTAAATCTTTGGAAGTTGTAGATTTCAGTTATAATAATCTTTCTGGGTATTTGAATGATGCAATAACTAAGTGGTCCAACCTCAGATTTCTTTCCCTTGCTCGCAACAAATTCAGTGGAGCTCTACCTAGTTGGCTTTTCACATTTGCAGCAATCCGTACAATGGACCTTTCTGGGAATAAGTTCTCTGGCTACATTGTTGATGGTAATTTTAACGTTAGTGAAAATTTCATCAGTGTTGGTGCTGGCAGAACGACCACTACAATTTCATCGGTTACATCTCCAAAGCTGGATATCAAATATTCTATCATTGTTGCTGGTAAAACTGAACTAAGCTTCAACTACAATCTCTCAACTGCAGTTGGACTTGATCTGTCAGATAATCAACTACACGGACAAATTCCAGCAAGTCTATTTGGATTGCAAGGTCTTGAATACCTAAATTTGTCTCACAATTTTCTTGACGGTCAAGTGTCTGAAAATGTGGGAATGATGTTGAGCTTAAGGGTTCTAGATTTGTCACACAATTCTTTGGCTGGTCAGATTCCAGATAACATTTCCAATCTGGGAAATTTGACTCTCCTGAATCTTTCATACAATTTTTTCTCTGGAATAGTACCCAAGGAGCAGACGCATTGGAGATTTTCTGGAGCATTTGCAGGAAATCCATACTTATGTGTGGGGTTCTCTGATGATGGCTGTACAAGAGGAAGCCTTCCAGAAGTTCCAGGAAAGACGTTTGAAAGAGAAATGGATGAAGGACCAATATCAGTTTGGATATTTTGCGTTAGTGCTTTGGTTAGTTTTTATTCTGGTCTTGTGGCTTTGTTCTGTTCCACTCGGACAAGAAACTACATTCTGCAAACGAAAATATAA